In Spirobacillus cienkowskii, a genomic segment contains:
- the polA gene encoding DNA polymerase I: MENTPQRLFIIDGMSLLFRSFYAMGSRLTAQDGTPVGAVYGFLKVLIKIFREQKPTHFAVCWDLKEKTFRHETYPLYKANRGAPPPEIIPQIVLIQKIVQEMEIPSFAIPGFEADDVAATLAAFFEHYGDVFIVTLDKDFMQIINHRISLFSLKKGDEYDIITPEKVIDYFGVPPHQVIEVLALTGDAVDNIPGVKGIGDKTAAKLILEFGSVENVYENLQKITNKKAKTALELHKDSALLSKYLVTIKNSVPLNVSEFSLRYTFENLKASQGAKKSLEQLRMHSLLRVLTAETKDPELTLHTTTHTENNQNSFLWQNKNYQLVVTKQHLNELFAKIAHADTQWFAFDTETTGLDIIEDTPIGFSLCFTPGTSFYIAAHSQHMRGGTLLSDETLFPEYSPQDVWQGLREAFKQRKAMCVAHNLKFDMHMLKNVGVELGEAPLCCTMVAAWLCNPAEGGFSLDFLTFKHFQYQKIPTSALIGKETGRDSMLSVPLSILTEYACEDADATLRLWLFYQDKLKSNADLQKLFFDLEMPILSLLNAMERSGVYVNAEYLGSLTAEIQENLIKLEQDIYASVETPFKITSPKQLGDVLFEQLKVHESLGYKGKLAKTTQGYKTDAGVLELFDDHPFVQKIQQHRELSKLLSTYVLVLPKLIKKSTGRVHTHFNQIGTATGRLSSSDPNMQNIPIKTKWGKLVRAAIATMQHANTIFTADYSQIELRVLAHLSDDPTMIDAFCKGADIHRQTAAQILGKDLHEVSADERSKAKAINFGIIYGMGAQRLAKQQKITLPDAKKFIEKYFLNFAGVKKYLDAQRAAAHANGFVKTYFGRIRPIPAIQSKNPLEAKLAENMAINSPIQGTAADIMKLGMLAVAKQLQSKQLKTKIILQVHDELVLEGPQEEAQDVYKILKNAMEQAVQFKVPMVVDVGNGRNWLEAK, from the coding sequence ATGGAAAATACACCACAACGTCTTTTTATCATTGATGGCATGTCTTTGTTGTTTCGCTCTTTTTATGCAATGGGTTCGCGCTTAACAGCACAGGATGGCACGCCAGTTGGCGCTGTATATGGGTTTTTAAAAGTTTTGATTAAAATTTTTAGAGAGCAAAAACCAACTCACTTTGCGGTGTGTTGGGATTTGAAAGAAAAAACATTTCGCCATGAAACTTATCCGCTGTACAAAGCAAACCGCGGTGCTCCTCCCCCAGAAATTATTCCGCAAATAGTCCTCATTCAAAAAATTGTTCAAGAGATGGAAATTCCATCGTTTGCCATTCCAGGATTTGAAGCCGATGACGTTGCCGCAACCCTTGCAGCATTTTTTGAGCATTATGGTGATGTTTTTATAGTGACGTTAGATAAAGATTTCATGCAAATTATCAATCATCGCATTAGTTTGTTTTCTTTAAAAAAAGGCGATGAATACGATATTATCACCCCAGAAAAGGTAATAGATTATTTTGGTGTGCCGCCTCATCAGGTTATTGAAGTGCTTGCTCTTACTGGCGATGCAGTTGATAATATTCCTGGTGTTAAAGGCATTGGCGATAAAACGGCGGCAAAATTAATATTAGAGTTTGGCAGTGTAGAAAATGTGTATGAAAATTTACAAAAAATAACCAATAAAAAAGCCAAAACTGCATTAGAATTGCATAAAGATAGTGCTTTGCTTTCAAAGTATTTGGTGACAATTAAAAATTCTGTTCCGTTAAATGTTTCTGAATTTTCTTTGCGCTATACATTTGAAAATTTAAAAGCAAGTCAGGGTGCAAAAAAAAGTTTAGAACAACTGCGCATGCATTCTTTATTGCGCGTGTTAACTGCAGAGACAAAAGACCCAGAGTTAACGTTACACACAACAACACATACAGAAAATAACCAAAATTCGTTTTTATGGCAAAACAAAAATTATCAACTTGTGGTAACTAAACAGCATCTCAACGAACTGTTTGCAAAAATTGCGCATGCTGACACCCAATGGTTTGCATTTGATACAGAAACAACGGGGCTCGATATTATTGAGGATACACCCATTGGTTTTTCGTTGTGTTTTACCCCTGGCACCTCTTTTTATATTGCGGCGCATAGTCAGCATATGCGTGGTGGTACATTACTTTCTGATGAAACTCTATTTCCAGAATATTCGCCACAAGATGTGTGGCAAGGGTTGCGGGAGGCATTCAAGCAACGCAAAGCAATGTGTGTGGCGCATAATTTAAAGTTTGACATGCACATGCTTAAAAATGTGGGTGTAGAACTTGGCGAAGCTCCTTTATGCTGCACAATGGTAGCCGCCTGGCTTTGTAACCCTGCAGAAGGAGGGTTTAGTTTAGATTTTTTAACATTTAAACATTTTCAATATCAAAAAATTCCAACAAGCGCATTAATTGGTAAAGAAACAGGACGCGATTCAATGCTTTCTGTTCCGTTATCAATACTGACTGAATATGCCTGCGAAGACGCTGATGCCACATTAAGACTTTGGTTGTTTTATCAAGATAAATTAAAAAGTAATGCAGACTTACAAAAATTATTTTTTGATTTAGAAATGCCAATATTAAGTTTACTAAATGCCATGGAGCGCAGTGGAGTTTATGTTAATGCCGAATATTTGGGCAGTTTAACCGCAGAAATTCAAGAAAATTTAATAAAATTAGAGCAAGATATTTATGCGTCTGTGGAAACGCCATTTAAAATTACGAGTCCTAAACAACTTGGTGACGTGTTATTTGAGCAATTAAAAGTGCACGAAAGTTTAGGTTACAAAGGCAAACTCGCAAAAACCACCCAAGGTTACAAAACCGATGCAGGAGTGTTGGAGTTGTTTGACGATCACCCTTTTGTACAAAAAATTCAGCAACACCGTGAGCTTTCTAAATTGTTATCCACCTACGTGCTGGTGCTGCCAAAACTGATTAAAAAATCAACGGGTAGAGTGCATACGCATTTTAATCAAATTGGCACTGCGACAGGAAGGCTCTCAAGCTCCGATCCCAATATGCAAAATATTCCAATTAAAACAAAATGGGGCAAGCTTGTGCGTGCAGCGATTGCAACCATGCAGCATGCAAACACCATTTTTACGGCAGATTACTCACAAATAGAACTGCGAGTTTTGGCGCATTTGTCGGATGATCCAACAATGATTGATGCCTTTTGCAAGGGCGCCGATATTCATAGGCAAACTGCGGCACAAATTTTAGGCAAAGATTTGCATGAGGTGTCTGCTGATGAGCGCAGCAAGGCAAAAGCAATCAATTTTGGAATTATTTATGGCATGGGCGCACAACGCTTAGCCAAGCAACAAAAAATTACATTGCCAGATGCCAAAAAATTTATTGAAAAATATTTTTTAAACTTTGCTGGCGTCAAAAAGTACCTAGACGCGCAACGCGCAGCAGCGCATGCCAATGGTTTTGTCAAAACATATTTTGGCAGAATAAGGCCAATTCCTGCCATACAGTCTAAAAATCCTCTTGAAGCAAAGCTTGCCGAAAACATGGCCATCAACTCGCCAATTCAAGGAACAGCAGCAGACATTATGAAACTAGGCATGCTTGCTGTTGCAAAGCAATTGCAAAGTAAACAGCTTAAAACCAAAATTATTTTGCAAGTGCATGATGAATTGGTGTTAGAAGGTCCGCAAGAAGAAGCGCAAGACGTTTATAAAATTCTTAAAAACGCAATGGAACAAGCGGTGCAATTTAAAGTGCCAATGGTTGTTGATGTGGGAAATGGGCGCAATTGGTTGGAGGCAAAATAA
- a CDS encoding metal ABC transporter permease, with the protein MLQTLSNFFEIFNYSFAQTAIAATVFITLMCGTLSPIVVLKQRAYMGDTLSHLVFPGVIAGIFIANLTSLPFWVCVLGGAGVTALFGALISEWILKTLRIPPDASAVICLTSFFAIGIIAISSYPDIRINPESILFGDVLTLAWHDVLVLAGVFLFILTSIVGLQKHWDAWLSDPEFAEIAGFKVKLLEKMFPVLLTAAILSGLFAVGGLMISALLTLPTIVYQPRSVFSLRVVLLSLVGGLLGVLFAFGFNWPVGPSIVLVGFVAILLKTCVVSLYINKRT; encoded by the coding sequence ATGCTGCAAACCCTTAGCAATTTTTTTGAAATTTTTAATTATAGCTTTGCACAAACAGCAATTGCAGCAACAGTCTTTATTACTTTAATGTGCGGCACGTTAAGCCCAATTGTCGTGCTCAAACAGCGTGCTTATATGGGAGATACTCTGTCGCATTTGGTTTTTCCGGGAGTGATTGCCGGAATCTTTATTGCAAATTTAACGTCTCTTCCTTTTTGGGTTTGTGTGTTAGGTGGCGCTGGTGTGACCGCGCTTTTTGGGGCATTAATTTCTGAGTGGATTTTAAAAACACTGCGGATTCCGCCTGATGCCTCGGCAGTTATTTGTTTAACCTCTTTTTTTGCAATCGGAATTATTGCAATTTCAAGCTATCCAGACATTCGTATTAACCCCGAAAGTATTTTATTTGGTGATGTGCTCACTCTGGCTTGGCATGATGTGTTGGTGCTTGCTGGAGTGTTTTTATTTATTTTAACTTCAATTGTTGGGTTACAAAAACATTGGGACGCATGGCTTTCTGATCCCGAATTTGCAGAAATAGCGGGCTTTAAAGTCAAACTTCTTGAGAAAATGTTTCCAGTTCTTTTGACTGCAGCCATTCTATCGGGATTGTTTGCTGTGGGGGGGCTCATGATTTCTGCATTGCTCACCTTACCAACAATTGTTTATCAACCTCGGAGTGTATTTTCCTTGCGGGTTGTTTTATTAAGCCTTGTTGGAGGATTGCTCGGTGTTTTGTTTGCGTTTGGCTTTAATTGGCCCGTGGGACCTAGCATCGTATTGGTCGGGTTTGTTGCGATTTTATTAAAAACATGTGTCGTGTCTTTGTACATAAACAAAAGGACGTAA
- the lysS gene encoding lysine--tRNA ligase: MSDSIFELKKTKFLEQREKGNLADHYPKTHSVAEVAALSEGVKGVSTAGRIVAMRTMGKILFAHIYDFSGKVQICVRKTEESPEVFESFVADVSIGDFVGVEGEMFVTKTGELTLRVASWKLLNKCLRTLPEKYHGIEDIETRYRQRYLDIIMNPTSRDVFQKRFEIVKTLRRYLEDTGYLEVETPILQTTPSGALARPFYTHHNALDIECVMRIACETYLKRCIGAGMDKVFEFARSFRNEGISATHLQDFTMLEFYAAYSNAESMRGFVEGMMRNLIEKIFGTVKVSLGGQEIDFSGEWPVYEYSELIARDCGIDIKKFNTKELLAEQIKQRNIRLDDDIATLGWANMVDSLYKKVSRPKLIQPCFLVKYPVEMAPLARRNQTESHYVDFFQFLVNGVELVKAYSELVDPLDQRERFEEQMRAREHGDDEAMPIDEEFLTAMEHGFPPIAGVGIGIDRLTMILCGCENIKDTVLFPLLRPTPTPSYFEAE, encoded by the coding sequence ATGTCAGATTCTATATTTGAACTTAAAAAAACTAAATTTTTAGAACAACGAGAAAAAGGAAACTTAGCCGATCACTACCCTAAAACCCATTCTGTTGCAGAAGTCGCCGCACTCTCTGAAGGTGTTAAAGGTGTGAGCACTGCAGGGCGCATCGTGGCAATGCGCACAATGGGAAAAATACTTTTTGCACATATTTATGATTTTAGCGGAAAAGTACAAATTTGTGTGCGCAAAACAGAAGAGTCTCCAGAGGTATTTGAGAGCTTTGTTGCTGATGTGTCAATTGGTGATTTTGTAGGTGTTGAAGGTGAAATGTTTGTCACCAAAACTGGTGAACTGACCCTTAGGGTTGCGAGCTGGAAATTGCTCAACAAATGTTTGCGCACGCTTCCAGAAAAGTATCATGGCATCGAAGATATCGAAACCCGTTATCGTCAACGTTATCTCGATATCATTATGAACCCCACTTCGCGTGATGTGTTTCAAAAACGTTTTGAAATTGTAAAAACTCTGCGGAGATATTTAGAAGATACTGGGTATCTTGAAGTTGAAACTCCAATTTTACAAACCACCCCTTCTGGAGCATTGGCGCGTCCGTTTTATACGCATCATAATGCATTAGATATTGAATGTGTGATGCGCATTGCCTGCGAAACGTATTTAAAACGTTGCATTGGTGCGGGTATGGATAAAGTGTTTGAGTTTGCCCGCAGTTTTCGCAATGAGGGTATTTCTGCAACCCATTTGCAAGATTTTACTATGCTAGAATTTTATGCGGCGTACTCTAACGCAGAGAGTATGCGCGGTTTTGTAGAAGGGATGATGCGCAATTTGATTGAGAAAATTTTTGGCACAGTGAAAGTTTCGCTTGGTGGTCAAGAAATTGATTTTTCTGGCGAATGGCCTGTGTACGAATACTCAGAACTTATTGCCAGAGATTGTGGCATTGATATTAAAAAATTTAACACCAAGGAGCTCCTTGCAGAGCAAATTAAACAACGCAATATTCGCTTAGACGACGATATTGCAACCTTAGGCTGGGCCAATATGGTAGACTCTTTGTATAAAAAAGTGTCTCGTCCAAAACTGATTCAGCCATGTTTTTTAGTGAAATACCCCGTTGAAATGGCGCCACTTGCAAGGCGAAATCAAACAGAAAGTCACTACGTCGATTTCTTCCAGTTTTTGGTAAATGGTGTAGAGTTGGTGAAAGCGTATTCGGAGCTCGTGGATCCTCTGGATCAACGCGAACGTTTTGAAGAGCAAATGCGCGCTCGTGAGCATGGTGACGATGAAGCCATGCCAATTGATGAAGAGTTTTTAACTGCCATGGAACACGGATTTCCGCCAATTGCTGGAGTGGGAATTGGTATTGATAGGTTAACAATGATTCTTTGTGGCTGCGAAAACATTAAAGATACTGTGCTATTTCCTTTACTTCGTCCCACCCCTACGCCAAGTTATTTTGAAGCAGAATAA